A stretch of the Panicum virgatum strain AP13 chromosome 9N, P.virgatum_v5, whole genome shotgun sequence genome encodes the following:
- the LOC120690307 gene encoding peroxisomal membrane protein 11-1, whose protein sequence is MGSLDATRAELGLVVLYLNKAEARDKICRAIQYGSKFISNGQPGTAQDVDRSTTLARKVFRLLKWVNDLHALISPPAKGTPLTLVLLGKSKNALLSTFLFLDQFVWLGRTGIIKNKEATDRVARISLYCWMASSACASLVELGELKRLSKSMRKLARELRHTDKYENEQYQNKMKQSDERLLALVKAAMDVVVAIGLLQLAPKKVTPRVTGALGFVTSLISCYQQLPSRGPVAKVKA, encoded by the exons ATGGGCTCGTTAGATGCCACACGAGCGGAACTCGGCCTCGTTGTTCTGTACCTGAACAAAGCCGAGGCTAGGGACAAGATCTGCAGGGCGATTCAGTATGGCTCAAAGTTCATAAGCAACGGGCAGCCCGGCACCGCGCAGGATGTCGATAGATCGACCACCTTGGCTCGAAAAGTTTTCCGTCTCCTCAAG TGGGTCAATGATCTTCATGCTCTTATCAGCCCGCCTGCTAAAGGGACTCCTCTCACACTTGTCCTTCTTGGCAAG TCCAAAAACGCGCTGCTTTCGACGTTCTTATTCCTGGATCAATTTGTGTGGTTAGGACGAACAGGAATAATCAAG AACAAGGAGGCGACGGACCGGGTTGCCAGGATATCCCTCTACTGTTGGATGGCTTCTTCTGCCTGCGCTAGTCTAGTGGAG CTTGGAGAGCTTAAGAGGCTATCGAAATCGATGAGGAAGCTTGCAAGAGAGCTGAGGCACACTGATAAATACGAG AACGAACAGTACCAGAACAAAATGAAGCAGTCGGATGAGCGGCTCCTGGCCCTGGTGAAGGCGGCCATGGACGTGGTCGTGGCCATCGGGCTTCTTCAGCTGGCACCCAAGAAGGTCACCCCCAGAGTGACGGGAGCTCTCGGATTCGTCACCTCGCTCATCTCCTGCTATCAG CAACTCCCTTCCCGTGGCCCCGTGGCCAAAGTCAAGGCGTGA
- the LOC120690306 gene encoding vacuolar protein 8-like: MSLRGDPAAAGDETAEELLKRVRGMVPPALAAAGPAAGFPGRWKAIAAKLEALPACLSDLSSHPCFAKNALCRELLQSLAATLAEAADLAGRCRGPPPDGKLRTQSAIDALSGKLDLNLRDCALLVRTGVLSDASGPSPPAEAPAHADVRELLARLQIGHTEAKNRAMDGLLEALRNDEKSVLSVLGRANVSAMVQLLTASAPVVREKAATVICQVAESGSCEGLLVSEGVLPPLIRLAESGSLVGREKAAITLQRLSAVSPDVARAIVGHGGAGPLIEICQTGDSISQPAAAGALKNLSAVPEVRQALADQGIVRVMVHLLDCGAVAGSKEHAAECLQNLTSSNDGLRRAVVSEGGLRSLLLYLDGPPPPESAVGALRNLVGAVSPDSLVSLGVLPRLAHVLRVGSVGAQQAAAAAICRMSSSAEMKRVVGEHGCVPLLVRLLEAKSNAAREVAAQALASLASWPPNAREVRKDDKGVPSLVQLLDPSPANTANKYAIGCLLTLAASKRCKKLMISHGAIGYLKKLSDMDVAGARKLLERLERGSLRSLFSRN; the protein is encoded by the coding sequence atgagcttgCGGGGCGacccggcggccgccggggacgaGACGGCGGAGGAGCTGCTGAAGCGTGTCCGGGGGATGGTGccgccggcgctggcggcggcggggccggcggccgggttCCCGGGCCGGTGGAAGGCGATCGCCGCCAAGCTGGAGGCGCTCCCGGCGTGCCTGTCCGACCTGTCCAGCCACCCTTGCTTCGCCAAGAACGCGCTGTGCCgcgagctgctgcagtcctTGGCCGCCACGCTCGCCGAGGCGGCCGACCTCGCGGGCCGGTgccgggggccgccgccggacggGAAGCTGCGGACGCAGAGCGCCATCGACGCGCTCTCCGGGAAGCTGGACCTCAACCTCCGGGACTGCGCGCTGCTCGTCAGGACCGGCGTGCTGTCCGACGCCTCcggcccgtcgccgccggcggaggcgccggcgcaCGCGGACGTCCGGGAGCTGCTCGCGAGGCTGCAGATCGGGCACACCGAGGCGAAGAACCGGGCCATGGACGGGCTCCTCGAGGCGCTGCGCAACGACGAGAAGAGCGTGCTCTCCGTGCTCGGCCGCGCCAACGTCTCCGCGATGGTGCAGCTGCTCACGGCGTCGGCGCCCGTGGTCCGGGAGAAGGCCGCCACGGTGATATGCCAGGTCGCGGAGTCGGGCAGCTGCGAGGGGCTGCTCGTGTCGGAGGGCGTCCTGCCGCCGCTCATCAGGCTGGCCGAGTCCGGCAGCCTCGTCGGGCGCGAGAAGGCCGCAATCACGCTGCAGCGCCTGTCCGCCGTCTCCCCTGACGTTGCGCGCGCGATcgtcggccacggcggcgccggcccacTCATCGAGATCTGCCAGACGGGGGACTCCATCTCGcagcccgccgcggccggcgcgctcAAGAACCTCTCGGCGGTGCCGGAGGTGCGGCAGGCCTTGGCCGACCAAGGAATCGTCCGCGTCATGGTCCACCTGCTGGACTGCGGCGCCGTGGCCGGCTCCAAGGAGCACGCCGCCGAGTGCCTGCAGAACCTGACGTCGAGCAACGACGGCTTGCGGCGCGCCGTGGTGTCCGAGGGCGGGCTGCGCAGCCTGCTGCTCTACCTggacggcccgccgccgccggagtccgCGGTGGGCGCGCTCCGGAACCTCGTGGGCGCCGTGTCGCCCGACAGCCTGGTGTCGCTGGGCGTGCTGCCTCGGCTGGCCCACGTGCTGAGGGTGGGGTCGGTCGGcgcgcagcaggcggcggcggcggcgatctgcCGGATGTCGAGCTCCGCGGAGATGAAGCGCGTGGTCGGCGAGCACGGGTGCGTGCCGCTGCTGGTGCGGCTGCTGGAGGCCAAGTCGAACGCGGCGCgcgaggtggcggcgcaggCCCTGGCGAGCCTGGCGAGCTGGCCGCCCAACGCCCGGGAGGTGAGGAAGGACGACAAGGGCGTGCCGAGCCTGGTGCAGCTGCTGGACCCGAGCCCGGCGAACACGGCCAACAAGTACGCCATCGGGTGCCTGCTGACGCTGGCGGCGAGCAAGCGGTGCAAGAAGCTGATGATCTCGCACGGCGCCATCGGGTACCTGAAGAAGCTCTCCGACAtggacgtcgccggcgccaGGAAGCTGCTCGAGAGGCTGGAGCGCGGCAGCCTGCGCAGCCTCTTCAGTAGGAACTAG